The Chthonomonas sp. genome includes a window with the following:
- a CDS encoding regulatory protein RecX: MSDRALLIALRCLRRRDHLEAELKAALEREQLGHEWDRVRHKLHEWRFLDDHRTASVLTERRQEKGYGKERILAELDAKGADPEILAEIEAWFDPAAEADRAGHLLRKKYLPSDAPIKGARYLAGRGFDEDIVRSVVEAYFEASLEGAE; encoded by the coding sequence ATGAGCGATCGCGCGCTGCTGATCGCCTTGCGTTGCTTGCGCCGTCGAGACCATCTTGAGGCGGAGCTGAAGGCTGCCTTGGAGCGAGAGCAACTCGGTCACGAATGGGACCGAGTTCGCCACAAGCTGCACGAGTGGCGTTTCTTGGATGACCATCGGACGGCGAGTGTGCTCACCGAGCGACGCCAAGAGAAGGGGTACGGCAAGGAACGGATCCTCGCCGAGCTCGATGCAAAGGGTGCGGATCCCGAGATCTTGGCCGAGATCGAGGCTTGGTTCGACCCTGCTGCAGAAGCAGACCGGGCGGGCCATCTCCTTCGCAAGAAGTATCTTCCTTCGGATGCGCCGATCAAGGGTGCCCGATATCTGGCCGGACGCGGGTTCGACGAAGACATCGTCCGATCCGTGGTCGAAGCGTACTTCGAGGCCTCGCTGGAGGGTGCTGAGTGA
- a CDS encoding DUF1801 domain-containing protein: protein MTSDAKTVEEYLISLPEDRRVSMEAIRDVVRKNINPGFEEGMQYGAIGYFVPFSLYPAGYHCDKTQPLPFLGIASQKNHIGIYAFCLYINTEHQAQFIEEWKATGKKLDMGKACIRVKDSDGVAMDALASMLKKITVQGFVDVYTQLIPAKKRK from the coding sequence ATGACCAGCGACGCAAAAACCGTTGAGGAATACCTCATATCGTTGCCTGAAGATCGTCGTGTTTCGATGGAAGCGATCCGTGACGTGGTCAGGAAGAACATCAATCCTGGATTCGAAGAAGGGATGCAGTACGGCGCGATTGGCTACTTTGTCCCGTTCTCCCTCTATCCTGCGGGCTATCACTGCGACAAGACCCAACCGCTCCCGTTCCTGGGCATCGCCTCGCAGAAGAACCACATTGGCATCTACGCGTTCTGCCTCTACATCAATACTGAGCACCAGGCCCAGTTCATCGAGGAGTGGAAAGCGACCGGAAAGAAGCTGGACATGGGAAAAGCGTGTATCCGCGTGAAGGACTCGGATGGGGTGGCGATGGACGCGCTCGCATCCATGCTGAAGAAGATCACGGTGCAAGGATTTGTCGACGTTTACACTCAGCTGATCCCCGCGAAGAAGCGGAAGTAG
- the rny gene encoding ribonuclease Y, producing MNVSVTAFVVDLILAIGFSALITYVLMNRRIQAMREREVAQESAIANLRSEVEEAKKLALLEAMEEEKRARERLEAREEKLEERTALMESQEAELHSRSTNLNSREADLTQKMESLAGLNADEARALVLAKAEAEAAETARQIAKTIESEAAADAQRTARKLVIGTMERAHVDIITESTVAVVTLPSEEMKGRIIGREGRNIRAFEQVAGVDLIVDDTPETVVISCFDPIRRETARLALMNLMVDGRIHPGRIEELYEKAQQEVQRTIRESGERACDRAQVAGLPSAVIEQMGALRFRSSYAQNVLDHSVEVAQLAAHLAAELGCNEEVARTAGFLHDIGKALGSEYDSRHAIAGMQYLEQQGLNRPVRHAVGAHHREIEPETEEAQLVIIADSMSASRPGARRENLDNYVKRLGALEAIANSFEGVERSFAVQAGRELRLIVRPNDLDDAGAAKLAKAVAKRIETETEYPGQVKITVIREVRISEVAK from the coding sequence GTGAACGTCTCGGTCACCGCCTTCGTCGTCGATCTCATCCTGGCGATCGGTTTCAGCGCGCTCATCACGTACGTGCTGATGAACCGGCGCATCCAGGCGATGCGTGAGCGCGAAGTCGCCCAAGAGTCGGCCATTGCAAACCTTCGGTCCGAAGTCGAAGAGGCCAAAAAGCTCGCCCTCCTGGAAGCGATGGAGGAAGAGAAGCGAGCGCGCGAGCGGCTCGAAGCTCGCGAAGAGAAGCTAGAAGAGCGCACCGCGCTTATGGAATCGCAAGAAGCCGAACTTCACAGCCGATCCACAAACCTGAACTCGCGCGAGGCCGATCTCACCCAGAAGATGGAGTCTCTTGCGGGCCTGAACGCCGACGAGGCCCGCGCACTCGTGCTCGCGAAAGCCGAGGCGGAGGCAGCGGAAACGGCGCGGCAAATCGCCAAGACCATTGAAAGCGAAGCCGCCGCGGACGCGCAACGCACCGCCCGTAAGCTCGTCATCGGGACGATGGAGCGCGCGCACGTGGACATTATCACTGAGTCCACCGTCGCGGTCGTGACGCTTCCCAGCGAGGAGATGAAGGGGCGCATCATCGGCCGGGAGGGGCGAAACATCCGCGCCTTTGAGCAGGTCGCCGGTGTCGATCTGATCGTGGACGATACGCCGGAAACGGTCGTGATCTCGTGCTTCGATCCGATCCGCCGCGAAACCGCCCGGCTCGCTCTGATGAACCTGATGGTCGATGGGCGCATCCACCCGGGGCGGATCGAGGAACTGTACGAGAAGGCGCAGCAAGAGGTTCAGCGGACCATTCGCGAGTCGGGTGAGCGCGCGTGTGACCGAGCCCAGGTGGCAGGGTTGCCGTCCGCAGTCATCGAGCAAATGGGGGCACTACGATTCCGCTCCAGCTACGCACAAAACGTTCTGGACCACAGCGTCGAAGTCGCCCAGCTTGCGGCGCACCTGGCCGCCGAACTCGGCTGCAACGAGGAAGTCGCACGTACCGCCGGGTTCCTGCACGACATCGGCAAAGCGCTCGGCAGCGAGTACGACTCGCGGCACGCCATCGCCGGGATGCAGTACCTGGAGCAACAAGGGCTGAACCGGCCGGTTCGCCATGCGGTGGGCGCGCACCATCGAGAAATCGAACCCGAGACCGAAGAGGCGCAATTGGTCATCATCGCCGACTCCATGAGTGCGAGCCGCCCGGGTGCTCGGCGCGAGAACCTCGACAACTACGTCAAGCGGCTGGGGGCACTCGAAGCCATCGCGAACAGCTTCGAAGGGGTTGAACGGAGTTTCGCCGTACAAGCAGGCCGAGAGCTGCGACTGATCGTACGTCCAAACGACTTGGACGATGCGGGCGCGGCTAAGCTGGCCAAAGCCGTAGCCAAGCGGATTGAGACGGAAACCGAGTACCCCGGCCAGGTGAAGATCACCGTCATCCGCGAGGTGCGAATCTCGGAGGTTGCCAAGTGA
- a CDS encoding PKD domain-containing protein, whose translation MKTWTVIGSIALCAWAAAAPSVVLYSPTRTVKDQGVSLTGWGSGSIAETDEAAYEGTNSIRISTRNFFQGGRIVFANAVDFSEAAADPNNLLRVAVKLADSTQTMGGGPGARSGGPGASSTSGGGGMAGDEGAERGGGDPSGGVRGGPGSGSGTTTPATPTAFDQIRMIVTTSDGLKSEVFLKFGAAGENGWRMVSAPLQAISGFARTNKKVVEVAFSGNSVGTFYIGEVRSINDATPISGEPTFRERNIGLGEELQFSAIGYGGSSTLRYTWDFDSADGIQVDAEGQTVKRRFRKSGSYVVTVTISDLFGLKKPYSTTLNVKVN comes from the coding sequence ATGAAGACCTGGACAGTAATTGGTAGTATCGCGCTTTGCGCCTGGGCCGCCGCCGCGCCGTCGGTCGTGCTCTACAGCCCCACGCGCACGGTGAAGGACCAGGGGGTGAGCCTGACCGGTTGGGGGAGCGGTAGCATCGCTGAGACCGATGAGGCCGCTTACGAAGGCACAAACAGCATTCGCATCAGCACACGCAACTTCTTCCAGGGCGGGCGCATCGTCTTTGCCAACGCCGTCGATTTCTCTGAAGCAGCCGCGGATCCAAACAATTTGCTTCGCGTCGCCGTTAAGCTGGCGGACAGTACCCAGACGATGGGCGGCGGACCGGGCGCGCGGTCAGGCGGACCCGGGGCGTCATCCACCTCGGGAGGCGGCGGTATGGCCGGCGATGAAGGTGCTGAGCGCGGCGGCGGCGATCCTTCGGGCGGTGTCCGGGGAGGTCCTGGCAGCGGCAGCGGCACCACGACTCCGGCAACTCCGACGGCCTTTGACCAAATCCGTATGATCGTGACGACTTCGGACGGGCTCAAGAGCGAAGTCTTCTTGAAGTTCGGAGCGGCTGGCGAGAACGGTTGGCGCATGGTTTCCGCTCCCCTGCAAGCGATTAGTGGTTTTGCCCGCACGAACAAGAAGGTCGTAGAAGTCGCTTTCAGCGGCAACTCGGTCGGGACGTTTTACATCGGTGAAGTTCGCAGCATCAACGATGCGACCCCGATCAGCGGCGAGCCGACTTTCCGTGAGCGCAATATTGGCCTCGGCGAAGAGCTCCAGTTCTCGGCAATCGGATACGGCGGATCGTCTACCCTGCGCTACACGTGGGATTTCGACTCTGCAGATGGCATCCAGGTGGACGCCGAAGGTCAAACCGTCAAGCGCCGATTCAGAAAGTCGGGCAGCTACGTGGTGACGGTGACGATCTCTGACCTCTTCGGGCTGAAGAAACCGTACTCCACCACACTGAACGTCAAGGTCAACTGA
- a CDS encoding TIGR00282 family metallophosphoesterase, whose product MTYRILFLGDIVGKRGRRAVAEFLPGLQEDYRPLFTIVNGENSAGGVGITPDICRELFKLNVDAITLGNHAFNKKEIIETFATDAPVVRPANMPPSAPGRGLTSVERDGILLHIMNVCGRVFLDGYDDPFACIDGLLAQCASPHRLLDFHAEATSEKIAMGYHCEGRVTAVLGTHTHVTTADETILEMGTAYITDVGMCGPRNSVLGMEREIILRKFRTSMPERFEVSDEPGCIAGVVIDVERDTGRAVAIERVRRESAG is encoded by the coding sequence GTGACCTACCGCATTCTGTTCCTTGGTGACATCGTGGGCAAGCGTGGTCGGCGCGCCGTCGCGGAATTTTTGCCCGGCCTGCAAGAAGACTATAGGCCGCTCTTCACCATTGTCAACGGCGAAAACTCTGCTGGCGGAGTGGGGATCACCCCGGACATCTGCCGCGAGCTCTTCAAGCTTAACGTGGATGCGATCACGCTGGGCAATCACGCCTTCAACAAGAAGGAGATTATCGAGACGTTCGCCACCGATGCACCCGTCGTTCGACCAGCGAACATGCCGCCCAGTGCACCCGGACGCGGTCTGACGTCAGTTGAGCGGGACGGAATCTTGTTGCACATCATGAACGTGTGCGGTCGCGTCTTCCTTGATGGTTACGACGATCCCTTCGCGTGCATCGACGGATTGCTCGCGCAGTGCGCCAGCCCGCATCGGCTCCTCGACTTTCATGCCGAGGCGACAAGCGAGAAGATCGCGATGGGCTATCATTGCGAAGGTAGGGTGACGGCGGTGCTGGGAACCCATACGCACGTGACGACGGCGGATGAAACGATCCTCGAGATGGGGACCGCTTACATCACCGACGTGGGAATGTGTGGGCCCAGAAACAGCGTATTGGGGATGGAGCGGGAGATTATTCTCCGCAAGTTCCGGACCTCGATGCCCGAAAGATTTGAAGTCTCTGACGAACCTGGATGTATCGCTGGGGTGGTCATTGACGTCGAAAGAGATACTGGACGCGCCGTAGCCATCGAGCGAGTGCGTCGCGAATCGGCAGGATAA
- a CDS encoding phosphatidate cytidylyltransferase encodes MKTRVLTAILLIGIALGAIFAPWKWPLLGLGFVLVGIGGHELSKLLRSGAIVTVLAALAYAGFALGSDWSIGKGPYLALLAATLMLGFIGCLKKPLHSLSGLYLAAPLAACVWLQQLGPLMLLLALVPVWAGDTAAIFAGRAWGKTKLMPTISPNKTWEGSAAHAVSAMAAGALLSTHNLGLGIAAGAICTVFGQAGDLFESYMKRRAGVKDSGTLLPGHGGVLDRIDAMLLTAVPVALLIYCWPAR; translated from the coding sequence ATGAAGACACGGGTTCTGACCGCGATCTTGCTCATCGGGATTGCGCTTGGAGCGATTTTCGCACCTTGGAAATGGCCGCTACTCGGACTCGGTTTCGTCTTGGTTGGCATCGGCGGCCATGAACTGTCCAAGCTGCTACGGAGCGGCGCGATCGTTACAGTGCTTGCGGCGCTTGCCTATGCTGGCTTTGCACTGGGCAGCGACTGGTCGATCGGGAAGGGGCCTTATCTGGCGTTGCTGGCGGCAACTCTGATGCTGGGTTTTATAGGCTGCTTAAAGAAGCCACTTCACTCACTTTCCGGACTCTATTTGGCTGCGCCGCTGGCCGCTTGCGTCTGGCTGCAGCAGCTTGGGCCGCTCATGCTTTTGCTCGCCCTCGTCCCCGTATGGGCGGGTGACACCGCAGCTATCTTCGCCGGTCGGGCCTGGGGCAAGACCAAGCTCATGCCCACAATCTCACCCAACAAGACCTGGGAAGGGTCGGCCGCCCACGCCGTCAGCGCGATGGCCGCTGGCGCACTACTCTCGACTCACAACCTGGGCTTGGGAATCGCCGCTGGCGCGATCTGTACCGTCTTCGGTCAGGCCGGGGACCTCTTCGAGAGCTACATGAAGAGGCGGGCAGGGGTGAAAGACAGCGGCACCCTTTTGCCGGGGCACGGCGGCGTACTCGACCGCATCGACGCCATGCTGCTGACCGCCGTCCCCGTCGCGCTCCTGATCTACTGCTGGCCTGCAAGGTAG
- a CDS encoding extracellular solute-binding protein, producing the protein MQLRWLWVGLLLLSATLGRAEVTVRMLPGPGYGIPPKEAIDPRSLARRAVFDAFHKANSDVRVVNAGGLELVGAQADSLMLMAMAGANAPDVLYVNFRQYYNFIDQGFIRPLDDLIAQNPDVMDRTSPIIRKVLTSYNGQIYSVPFFHVALGLNYRRDFFLEAGLDPSKPPKNWDEFIAYGRKLVESDPNRAAFIFSTPQGYHWSNFVYQAGGEIVVPGDGKSWKSAINTPAGEKAVEMFRRLVLETWIGKDGKRYGPMARLSTDFSGDIRQGKTAMWFAYTNDVQLAGAVDIPMQLIGISAMPAGPAGPSNEINAGMWAINANVKDPEKLAACWKFIRYFAGDDAARVSTDKFVELGMANQVNPVYLEKFGYPDLAKQVDPAYVQASKDIFKNGHPEPYGRNCQQVYSVLDNVLDRARTQPNTSAKEILATAEREMNEKLLGYKPADVMARQRGWATGILIALLLVLVPLVVRSVRRARATRVVEQESLAAGTVRRRVYTFMALCLGPAALSLLVWSYYPLASGLKIAFQDYRITKGASWVGLDNFIAVFTSPLFYKALTNSFLYVILSLAIGFLLPIMLALALNEIPRFKTLFRTLFYLPAMTSPIVISLLWRQMYDKTDQGLLNTLLLPIIDTINPIVTWVGLEPIAKAHDWLGDPSLAMFAVVLPGIWAGAGPGSILYLAALKNIPSERYEAADLDGASWWSKILFITMPGLKPLILINLLGVFIAGFKAMENIFVLTFGGPLYATQTIGLEIWQNAFMYLKFGYATAAAWVMGAILIGFTVMQIRSLLKMRFTTAKF; encoded by the coding sequence ATGCAACTGCGGTGGTTGTGGGTCGGTCTCTTGCTGCTCAGCGCGACGCTCGGTCGGGCTGAGGTGACCGTGCGCATGCTGCCGGGTCCGGGGTACGGCATCCCACCCAAAGAAGCCATCGACCCTCGAAGCTTGGCGCGCCGCGCTGTTTTTGACGCGTTCCACAAAGCCAACTCAGATGTACGGGTCGTCAACGCGGGGGGCCTTGAGCTCGTCGGTGCCCAAGCCGACTCGCTGATGCTCATGGCGATGGCGGGAGCGAATGCTCCGGACGTTCTGTACGTTAACTTCCGGCAGTACTACAACTTTATCGATCAGGGCTTCATTCGCCCGCTCGACGATCTGATTGCCCAGAACCCGGACGTGATGGACCGGACGAGCCCGATTATCCGTAAGGTTTTGACCAGCTACAACGGGCAAATCTATTCGGTACCGTTCTTTCACGTCGCGCTCGGCCTGAACTACCGTCGCGACTTCTTCCTCGAGGCGGGCCTCGACCCCAGTAAGCCGCCAAAGAACTGGGATGAGTTCATTGCATACGGTCGAAAGTTGGTCGAATCCGACCCGAACCGGGCCGCATTCATCTTCAGCACGCCGCAGGGATACCACTGGAGCAATTTCGTGTACCAGGCGGGCGGCGAGATCGTCGTCCCGGGTGATGGCAAGTCCTGGAAGTCCGCGATCAACACTCCTGCAGGGGAGAAGGCGGTCGAGATGTTCCGCCGGTTGGTGCTGGAGACCTGGATCGGCAAGGATGGCAAGCGTTACGGCCCAATGGCGCGCCTCTCCACCGACTTTTCGGGGGACATACGTCAGGGCAAAACCGCGATGTGGTTTGCGTACACGAACGACGTCCAACTTGCGGGCGCGGTGGACATCCCGATGCAGCTCATCGGCATTTCGGCCATGCCTGCTGGCCCAGCTGGCCCCAGCAACGAGATCAACGCGGGCATGTGGGCGATCAATGCCAACGTCAAGGATCCTGAGAAGCTCGCTGCTTGCTGGAAGTTCATCCGCTACTTCGCGGGCGACGATGCCGCCCGGGTGAGTACCGATAAGTTCGTCGAGCTCGGTATGGCGAACCAGGTCAACCCCGTGTATCTGGAGAAGTTTGGCTATCCAGACCTCGCCAAACAGGTCGATCCCGCCTATGTCCAGGCGAGCAAAGACATCTTCAAAAATGGGCACCCCGAGCCATACGGTCGCAACTGCCAGCAGGTCTATAGCGTCCTCGATAACGTTCTGGACCGCGCGCGGACGCAGCCGAACACCTCGGCGAAGGAGATTCTGGCGACGGCCGAGCGGGAGATGAACGAGAAGCTGCTGGGCTACAAACCGGCCGACGTCATGGCGCGTCAGCGCGGCTGGGCGACCGGCATCCTCATCGCGTTGCTACTCGTGCTCGTGCCCTTGGTCGTGCGTTCGGTTCGCAGGGCACGCGCAACGCGGGTGGTTGAGCAGGAGAGCCTTGCGGCAGGCACGGTCCGGCGCAGGGTGTACACCTTCATGGCGTTATGTCTGGGTCCCGCAGCCCTGAGCCTGCTCGTATGGAGTTACTATCCTCTCGCGAGCGGTCTGAAGATTGCATTCCAGGATTACCGCATCACCAAAGGGGCAAGCTGGGTCGGGCTGGACAACTTCATCGCCGTCTTTACGTCGCCCTTGTTCTATAAGGCGCTGACGAACAGCTTCCTGTACGTGATCCTGAGCCTCGCCATAGGGTTCCTCTTGCCTATCATGCTGGCGCTTGCACTCAATGAGATCCCCCGGTTCAAGACGCTCTTCCGAACGCTCTTCTACCTCCCGGCGATGACGAGTCCCATCGTGATTTCGCTGCTGTGGCGGCAGATGTACGACAAGACGGACCAAGGGCTGCTGAACACGCTCTTGCTACCCATCATCGACACGATCAATCCGATCGTTACGTGGGTTGGCCTTGAGCCAATCGCCAAGGCGCACGACTGGCTCGGAGATCCGTCTCTCGCGATGTTTGCCGTCGTGTTGCCTGGTATCTGGGCGGGCGCGGGTCCCGGTTCGATCCTGTACCTGGCCGCACTCAAGAACATCCCCTCGGAGCGGTACGAAGCTGCCGATCTTGACGGCGCTTCGTGGTGGAGCAAGATCCTCTTCATCACCATGCCGGGGCTGAAGCCGCTCATCCTCATCAACTTGCTCGGGGTGTTCATCGCCGGATTCAAGGCGATGGAGAATATCTTCGTCTTGACCTTTGGTGGACCGCTCTACGCGACTCAGACGATCGGCCTGGAAATCTGGCAGAACGCGTTTATGTATCTGAAGTTCGGATACGCCACCGCCGCCGCGTGGGTGATGGGCGCGATCCTCATCGGGTTCACGGTGATGCAGATCCGCAGCCTGCTCAAGATGCGATTCACGACGGCGAAGTTTTAG
- the recA gene encoding recombinase RecA gives MAEKTAPNDRERALELALNQVEKSFGKGAIMRLGTGEREIIESVPTGSLSLDIALGVGGLPRGRITEIYGAESSGKTTIALHTVAECQRRGGLALYVDAEHALDTEYARALGVDIDRLYISQPTTGEEALEIMDAIIRSGAVDIVVLDSVAALVPKAEIEGEMGDSHVGIQARMMSQALRKLGGSINKSKAVCIFINQLREKIGVMYGNPETTPGGRALKFWASVRLEVRRADAIKVGTDQIGTRTKVKVVKNKVAPPFKTAEFDMIYGEGISRTGDVLDNAVARNIIGKAGTYFNYGDVRLGQGRENARQFLKDNPSVFEEIENRLRETFKSERTSAVVDVPEPEAVEAQ, from the coding sequence TTGGCAGAAAAGACCGCACCCAATGATCGTGAGCGTGCCTTAGAGCTCGCCCTGAACCAAGTCGAAAAGTCGTTCGGTAAGGGCGCGATCATGCGTCTCGGCACGGGCGAGCGAGAGATCATCGAGTCGGTTCCGACCGGATCGCTGAGCCTGGACATCGCCCTCGGTGTTGGCGGCCTGCCTCGCGGACGGATCACCGAAATCTACGGCGCTGAGTCGAGCGGTAAGACGACCATCGCCTTGCACACCGTCGCCGAGTGCCAGCGCCGTGGTGGCCTCGCACTCTACGTGGACGCCGAGCACGCGCTGGACACCGAGTATGCCCGCGCGCTTGGGGTGGACATCGATCGACTCTACATCAGCCAGCCTACGACCGGTGAAGAAGCGCTCGAAATCATGGACGCGATCATCCGATCCGGCGCGGTTGACATCGTCGTTCTGGACTCCGTTGCGGCTCTCGTACCGAAGGCCGAAATCGAAGGCGAAATGGGCGATAGCCACGTCGGTATCCAGGCGCGCATGATGAGCCAGGCGCTCCGTAAGCTTGGCGGTAGCATCAACAAGTCCAAAGCGGTCTGCATCTTCATCAACCAGCTTCGCGAGAAGATCGGCGTCATGTACGGCAACCCCGAGACCACTCCCGGCGGCCGCGCTCTGAAGTTCTGGGCGTCGGTTCGACTCGAAGTCCGACGTGCCGATGCCATCAAGGTCGGAACCGACCAGATCGGCACACGCACCAAGGTGAAGGTCGTCAAGAACAAGGTTGCTCCGCCGTTCAAGACGGCCGAGTTTGACATGATCTACGGCGAAGGGATTAGCCGCACCGGCGACGTGCTCGACAACGCCGTCGCACGCAATATCATCGGCAAGGCGGGCACCTACTTCAACTACGGCGATGTCCGACTCGGTCAGGGTCGCGAGAACGCTCGACAGTTCCTGAAGGACAACCCGAGCGTCTTTGAAGAGATCGAAAACCGCTTGCGTGAGACGTTCAAATCTGAGCGCACCTCGGCGGTCGTTGATGTCCCCGAGCCAGAGGCGGTCGAGGCCCAATAG
- a CDS encoding ATP-binding cassette domain-containing protein, with amino-acid sequence MAVIEVERLSKAYTATKKESGIAGAFKALLTRKVEHIHAVREVSFSLAEGEIVGFLGPNGAGKTTTIKMLSGILYPSGGSATVLGFTPFQRDPRMLRQMSLVMGNKMQLWWDLPARESFLVMKELYDVPDADYKKRLDFLADHLQIGAKLDTQVRKLSLGERMKCELVAALLHRPRVVFLDEPTIGLDVVSQKRIRDFLKVLNQEDGSTILLTSHYMQDVEALCERVIMINNGSMAFEGTLEALTAQMDPQKRLRITFKGEAPVDRFESVIETFDGGVVITAPRNETPALAASILSNYDVADIAIEDPPIEEIVTKLMESTG; translated from the coding sequence GTGGCAGTGATCGAAGTCGAGCGGCTAAGCAAAGCCTATACCGCAACCAAGAAGGAATCGGGGATCGCCGGGGCGTTCAAAGCGCTGCTGACGCGCAAGGTCGAACACATCCACGCGGTGCGCGAAGTCTCGTTTAGCCTCGCGGAGGGCGAGATCGTTGGGTTTCTCGGGCCGAACGGTGCTGGCAAGACCACGACGATCAAGATGCTCTCGGGAATCTTGTACCCCAGTGGCGGGTCTGCAACTGTACTTGGCTTCACGCCATTCCAACGCGACCCGCGCATGCTGCGCCAGATGAGCCTGGTCATGGGCAACAAGATGCAGCTCTGGTGGGACTTGCCCGCTCGCGAGAGCTTTCTCGTGATGAAAGAGCTGTACGACGTTCCGGACGCGGACTACAAGAAGCGATTGGACTTTCTGGCCGATCACCTACAAATCGGCGCGAAACTTGACACTCAAGTTCGAAAACTCAGCCTGGGAGAGCGAATGAAGTGCGAGCTCGTAGCTGCGCTGCTCCATCGGCCACGCGTCGTCTTCCTCGATGAACCCACCATCGGGCTCGATGTTGTCTCACAGAAACGGATACGCGACTTTCTAAAGGTACTGAACCAGGAGGATGGGAGCACGATTCTGCTCACCAGCCACTACATGCAGGACGTCGAAGCGCTATGCGAGCGCGTGATCATGATCAACAACGGATCTATGGCGTTTGAGGGAACACTGGAAGCGCTAACCGCTCAAATGGACCCGCAAAAGCGGCTCCGTATCACCTTTAAGGGCGAAGCACCCGTTGATCGATTTGAGAGTGTGATCGAGACCTTTGATGGCGGGGTCGTCATCACCGCCCCGCGGAATGAGACTCCCGCACTTGCTGCGAGCATCCTCAGCAACTACGATGTTGCCGACATCGCGATCGAAGACCCGCCGATTGAGGAGATCGTCACCAAGCTAATGGAGAGCACCGGCTAA
- a CDS encoding sigma-70 family RNA polymerase sigma factor: MATYNPDSYAYRYSHLADEEVVSLARTGLTDATECIVARYRNFVRLKALGFYVSGGDTEDVIQEGMIGLCRAIRDYRPDRLPRFRPFAELCVTRQIISAVKGATRSKRAGDARTVSLDAEYGEQQLAELVADERSVNPERLLLQKEFPKEIRQLMERKLSPMEICVLKRYLAGQSYIEMGEALHCPPKTVDNALQRVRKKIGPTLRN; encoded by the coding sequence ATGGCCACGTATAATCCCGATTCTTATGCATATCGATACTCGCACCTCGCCGACGAAGAGGTGGTGAGTCTGGCCCGCACGGGGCTGACCGATGCCACTGAGTGCATCGTCGCCCGATATCGCAATTTTGTTCGCCTGAAGGCACTTGGCTTCTACGTGTCTGGTGGTGACACCGAAGATGTGATCCAAGAAGGGATGATCGGCTTGTGTCGCGCCATCCGCGATTATCGTCCCGACAGGCTCCCACGCTTCCGACCCTTCGCCGAGCTCTGCGTCACTCGACAGATCATCTCTGCTGTGAAGGGCGCGACGCGCAGTAAGCGAGCAGGAGACGCCCGAACGGTCTCGCTGGATGCCGAGTACGGCGAGCAACAATTGGCCGAGCTGGTGGCTGACGAACGGAGCGTCAATCCCGAGCGACTCCTGCTCCAGAAAGAATTCCCCAAAGAGATCCGCCAGTTGATGGAGCGCAAGCTCAGCCCAATGGAGATCTGCGTCCTCAAGAGATACTTGGCGGGCCAGAGCTACATCGAAATGGGGGAGGCGCTGCATTGCCCGCCCAAGACGGTGGACAACGCCCTCCAGCGCGTGCGCAAGAAGATCGGCCCGACGCTCCGCAACTAG